The Anaerolineales bacterium region GCCGAGCGATTTATTCGTGCGCGAGACCGCCACAGCCAACGTGGCGGCTGTGATCGCCCAACAGATCAACGAAACGACCAAACTGAGAAAATTATCTGGAATGTGAAGCGCAACCGGTGAGTAGTGCATGTTTATCTCCTCTTTTATATTTTCTGACACTCCGGGCACACGCCGAAGAATGTCACGTGGCTATCAATATGCTTGTAACCGCTGTTTGATTCCATATTGCGAAACAGACCTTCGAGCAAGTGATGTTCCACTTCAACCTCATCGCCGCAGACGCGGCAAACGATATGATGATGCTCGCCTGCCGCCAGTTCATATCGCAAGCGTCCATTGCCAACCTGCGCAGGACGCGCCAGCCCATTCTTGGCGAGAAATTCCAACGTCCGGTAGACCGTAGGTTCCGTCAGTCGTGGAAAATCCTTTTTTGCCAGTTCATACACGTCGCGGGGCGAAAGATGCTTTTGCGAATGGCGCAGAACGTGGAGAATCGCCATCCGTTGGGGAGTGACCCGATAGCCGCGCGAGCGGAGTTGTGGAGCGTATTCTGAAACGCAAGACATGGAGGATCCTTATTGCAAGTTTTTACAATAACATTACCTTTTAGTAGACACTCGCTATCTAATTCTTACCGAATTGTCCAAATTCAAACCGCGCCAAAATATGTCTATATAACTTGATTTTCCCCCTCAACTGTGCTATCTATGAGAAAAATATTCAAGGATGATCGAATGCATCGAGAACGAGTCTCAGAGAACGTGTATTGGTTCCAAAGCGAAGTGTACGCGCAAGTGACGGCAGGGGTTGTGGCGGGTCCGCAATGGGCAGTGGCAATTGACACGCTAGCATTACCGGACGAAACATTGAGTATCCGCGAGTTCATCGAACACGAATTGAACGTGCCGATCCGCTACGTGATCAACACCCACTATCACGCCGACCACTCGTGGGGCAATTGCTTCTTTCCGGGCGCCACCGTCATCGCGCACGCACGCTGCCGCGAACTGCTCGAAGAGCGCGGCATCCCGTCGCTGGAACAGGCAAAGAAACAAAACCCCGCGCTGAAACAGGTGAAGATCGTCTTGCCTCACATGACCTTCGCCGACGGCGAACTCACTTTGCGCGTTGGGAAAAAGAACCTCATCATCTCGACCACCCCCGGTCACAGCGACGATGGAATCGCCGTGTTGGTGGAGGAGGACCGCATCCTCTTCGCAGGGGATGCTTTCATGCCGCTCCCCTACATCGTGGATGGAAGCCTCGACGACATCACAGCCTCCATAAAAACCATCGGGCGCATGGGCTTGGAAAACATCGTGCAGGGTCACGGCGATGTTATCCTACGCGGCGAAATCGACGCGGCAGTGCGCGAAAACCTCAACTACCTTTCAGCGATCCGAAGGTCGGTCAAAACGGCATCGAAGAGGAAGAACGCCGAAGAATTGATCGAACAGATCAGCATCGAAGATTGCGGCAAGAGCCGCGTCTACCTCGGCGGATTGGCGGAAACCCTCCACCGCAGAAACTTGCAAGCGCTGCTCCACCAAATGAATTAATCGGAATCACTCTGCTTCTTGATACGCGACGAAGCGAGACTGCGCTTTCCAATTATTCCCGCTTGCGACAACTCATCCAATTCTTCGGCAGATAGGATTTCAGCCAAAATCTCGCGGGTGTGTTCGCCCAACTTCGGCGCGGGACGGGCTTCGCCGCTTCCATACGCGAAGGGAGAGTTGAGTCCGGCTAGTCTGCCTTTTTCTTCACGTACATATCCTCTCGCCCTCACCTGCGGATGCGTTAACGCCTCTTCAAAGGATAAGACCGGCTCGACGCATCCATCGGTGTCGGAGAACGCGTCCAGCCACGCCGCGAGAGATTTCCCCTTGAAAACTGCCGCCACTTCATCCTTAACCGCACGGTCGAATTGACGCGTCAAGAGATCGTTGCGTCCCGTCACCTTGCAGAAGTCGCTCCAAAACGTGGGTTCGAGCGCGCCCAGCGAAATAAATTTCCCATCAGCGGTTTCGTACACGTTATAGCAAGCCAGCCCACCTTGAAGAGGAAGCGTGCCGCCGGTGACTGGAACGCCGCTGAAAAATGGCGCGCCCGCCATCGGAATCATCCACGCGAGAATCCCATCCAGCAATGCCGCGTCGAGGTACGCGCCTTCGCCTGTTTTTTGTCTGTTCAGCAACGCGCCGAGAATGGACATTCCCGCCATCATCGCGCCGCTCAGGTCGGCGACCGCCAAGCCATACACTTGAGGCGGCTTGCCTTCCGCCGCGTTGAGCGAGAGCGCGCCACTGATCGCCGCGTAATTCAGATCGTGACCTGCGCGTTTGGCGAACGGACCTGTTTGCCCATACCCGGAAAGCGCGCAATAGATCAAATCGGGTTTGACGGTTCGCAAAGTTTCGTAGTCAATCTTCATCCGTTCCGCCGTGCCGGGGCGAAAACTCTCAATGACCACATCGGCAGTGGCAACAAGTTGCAGGAACGTTTCGCGTCCGCGCGCGTTGCGATAGTTGACCGCCACGCTTTTCTTTCCCTGATTGATCGCTTCGAATAAGCCGCCCAAGCCCATTTCAGGAGGCGCCAGCCGCGCATAATCGCCGGCGGTGGGAGTTTCCACTTTAATGATTTCCGCGCCCATATCGGCAAGCAGTTGCGTGACGAACGGACCCGGCAAGAGTCGCGTAAGATCGAGGATTCGGATTCCTTGCAAAGGCTGGTTCATAAGTTGCTCCAAAACTTGGGATGAATTGCTTGTACGAAAAAACCGCCCTCTCGAATCGCCGCGACAAATAGATCGGCAGAGCCTGCGCTCCGCGTTGAGCAATTAAGAATCTTTTGCCCCTCCGCCGGTTTCGGCGCTTTCCTTACGCGCGCGTAACCACCCCGCGAGGCTGATGCTGATCACACGTTCGGTGCCAGCAAATATTTTTTGAATGTTCGAACGTAACGCCCAGATCAAAAGTATTTCGGCGATCAAACCGTAGATCACGTTCACCCACGGCATAAGGTCTTGCGATGCGCGCACGGCAAAGATGATAATGATCGCCAACCCGACCGTCAATGTCGCGACGGATGCCATGCCCAAGGTGAACAAAACCAGAGCGCCGGTCACAAAAACGATGGGGAACGCCCAAGCCCACAAGCCCAACGCGCCGCCGAGCGCGGGCATAGCGCCCGCCCCGCCGCGCAATCGCCAACGTCCATTCGCGTCGCGTTCCGCCAGAAAGATGGAGTAGTTATGCCCGAGGATCGCGGCAAGACCCGCTAATACAGGGACAATGTTGGCTTCGGGAGATAGTGAACGCGCGATCCACACTGCGACCGCCGCCTTAGCCGCATCTAACAACGCGGTGATAAGCCCCACGCCAAACCCTGCCGCGCGAAAGGCGTTCGTCCCGCCGGTGCGGCCGCTTTCCACTTCGCGCAGATCTTTGCCTGTTTTCATTTTGACGATCAATAAGCCCACAGGTATCGAGCCTAAAAGATAGCCTACGATCACCGCGACAATTTCGAGCAAAATTTGCATTTCATTCCTCCGGGAGTGGTCTGGATAAGAAAACACGCAATCGCATGGCGGGTTACTCTATTCTACTCCTTCGATCCGATCAACGCAGGAGGATCGCAAGCGCCCAACACAACGCGGTGACGATCGCCGGTTCGAGCATGGCGCGGCGCGCAGGCAACTCTTCATTTAAATTAATTGCCAAATTTGTCAACGCGTACAACGGACCGACAAGCATCAACCCGAATTGAATAGACGAAAGGGGCCAATAATGCAAACCAGCCGCTACTTGCGCGCACACAAAGGCAATGCCAAGCGCCCACGCGTATTCCCAGCGTCCGAGGCGCAGGCGCAAAACGCGCAGGCTGGCAAAGCCGGCGGAGATGAATAATGCGGGAATCGTCAGATAGAGGCGCAAGTCGCCGTAGCGGACTGCCACGGCGAGGATAAAAAACAATGTATACGAGATCGCCGTCAGACCGGCGAGCGCGAGATCGTAATTCGGCGCGCTCGCGTCCACTACGATGTATTCGGCAAGGAAAACCAGCAAGAGGAAGAGTCCGCCGATGGCGAAGCCGGTCCACCAGGCTGACCCGTCGGGAAGAAACGAAAGCGAAACGCTGACGATGAAGGTGGTGAGCGTGGGCAAAATCCACCATTGAAGCGTAGCGCGTCCGCCCAAAGCCGGATGTCCGCGCAAAAGCCAGTCCATGCCGGTGGCGGTTAATCCCGCGGTGAGAACGCTCATGAGTGTGAGCAAGTTGAGCGGCAGGGAAAGAAAAAAGCCGGGGAGTTGCAGTTCGAGGCTGAACTCCGGGGCGCGCACGATGCGCGTCAACGCGAGAGCCAGCAACACTGTGGAAGTCAACACGCCGATGCGGTTCGTATCCGGAAGGTAGGTTGGCGCGTCCATGGCTACATTTTAACCCCTGCGAGGGAAGCCCGCCATACAAATCGGTATGGTAGAATCAGACGTTTATGAACGTCGAAAAATTGGAAAAGCTTCCTCCGCCGCCCGGCATCATCGGCTCGTTACGCGCGGGGTTCGATATCGTGTCATCGCATGTGTGGCTGATTCTCCTGCCGATATTTTTGGATTCGTTCCTTTGGCTGGGAACGCGGCTGAGCGCGGGACCATTGTATTCAGCCATGGTTAACTCAATGCTGGAGTTCATCAAAAGCCGTCCAATGCCGGCAGAAGAAGTGAAGGCGGTCACCGATTCAGTGGAACTTTTCAGCCGTTTCAACTGGCTTAGTTGGGTCCGCACGTTTCCGGTTGGGATTCCAAGCCTTGAGGCATTCGCCATCCCAGCCGAGTCGTTCTTGCGGACGCCTCTCGGTTTGCGCGAAGCGATCAATCTCGAATCATATTGGGCTTTGCTAGGCTGGACGATGTTCATCATCCTCGCGGGCTGGGTCGGCGGAAGTATCTATTTTCGCTGGGTTTCGCTGGCAGTGTTCGGTGAAGCAGAGGCGAGGATCGGAATCTTCCGCGCTATTTTTCAAACGGTCATCTTGTCCATCCTTTGGCTGATCTGCCTAACGATCATCTTGACTCCTATCATGTTGATCGTTGGGCTCGCGGGTCTGTTTAGCGCGACACTGGCAAACGCTTTGCTCTTTGTGATTCTCCTGCTCTCCTACTGGCTGGTCGTCCCATTCTTCTTCATGCCACACGGAATCTTCGCGCGTAAGCAAAACGCCTTTTACTCGTTCTATTCCAGCCTGCGGATGACGCGCTTCACCCTCCCCACTAGCGGCTTGTTCGTGTTTACATCCTTCCTATTATCGAAGGGGTTGGATTTCTTGTGGAGCGTGCCAGAGAGCGATACGTGGATGAAACTCGTGGGCATTTCCGGTCATGCCTTTATCAGCACGACGATCCTTGCCGCCAGTTTTGTCTATTACCGCGACATGAACGCGTGGTTGCAAACCGTGTTCGAGCAATTTCATCAAAAACAGAGCGCGCCAACACAACAGGCATAATCAGTAAACAAGTTCGCGATGCAGTGCGACTGCATCGCGATAGACAACATGAATGTTTGTCCCGAGCTTGCCAAAGGGTCGCGTTACGGGAAATTAAGTAGCGTCAATAATTAACCCTCTTCCAAAGGGAGAGGGCATTGGATAGAGAAAAATTTTTGGAGGTCTTTGTGGCAAAGAAAAACGATGCAGGCTACGACGTCAGTTCGATCCAAGCGCTGGAGGGGATCGAACACGTGCGCAAACGCCCCGGCATGTACGTGGGCGGCACAGACATCAAAGCCTTACACCATCTTGTGTACGAGGTGGTGGATAATGCGATTGACGAAGCGCTCGCCGGATTCTGCAACTCGATCAACATCACGATTCATTCCGACAGCAGCGTCACCGTCGAAGACAACGGACGCGGCATCCCGGTCGGTCCACATCCTTCCAAGAAGGATGCGAAGGGCAAACCGATGGAAACTGTGGACGTGGTGATGACGGTCATCGGCGCGGGCGGCAAATTCGGCGGAGGCGGTTACAAAGTCTCCGGCGGTTTGCACGGCGTGGGCGTCAGCGCGGTCAACGCGCTCTCGGAATGGATGACCACCGAGATCAAGCGCGACGGCAAACTTTGGCAACAACAATACAAACGTGGCGTGCCGCAAGGCGCGATCAAGCAGATCGGCAAAGTCGGCAAGGAAGAAAGCGGAACAAAGCAAACCTTCAAGTTCGACAAACAGATCTTCACCGAAGATATTGACTATCGCTTCGATACGCTCGTCCAGCGCTTCCGCGAAATGGCGTTCGTGACGCGCGGCGTGACGATTCAATTTGTGGACGAGCGCAACGACCGCGAGATGACTTTCTATTTCGAGGGCGGGATCACCTCCTTCGTGCGATATTTGAATCGCAACCGCGAGAATCTGCACCCGGTGGTCTACGTCGAAAAAGAAATCGAAAACATCGGCGTCGAAGCCGCCATCCAATACACGGACGCGTACACCGAGTCGGTGTATTCGTTCGCCAACACGATCAACACGATTGACGGCGGAACGCACCTAACCGGTCTGCGCTCCTCGTTGACGCGCGTCATCAACGACTACGCGCGCAAGAGCGGCTTGCTCAAAGACTCCGACCCGAACTTCTCCGGCGACGATACGCGCGAGGGGTTGACAGCCATCGTTTCGGTCAAGCACCCCGGTCCGCAATTCGAATCGCAGACGAAAGTTAAGTTGATGAACCCCGAAGTGCAGACGTACGTCACGCAGGTGGTCGGCGACGCGTTTGGCACGTTCCTCGAGGAGAATCCGCAGGCGGCGAAAGCCATTGTTGCGAAGTGTCTCACTTCCGCCCGGGCGCGCGACGCGGCGCGTAAGGCACGCGATCTCGTCATCCGCAAGTCCGCGCTTGAGTCGCTGACTCTGCCCGGCAAATTGGCGGACTGTTCGGAGCGCGACTCGTCGAAGACCGAACTGTACATTGTAGAAGGCGATTCCGCAGGCGGATCAGCCAAACAGGGGAGAGATCGGCACTTCCAAGCGATTCTGCCCCTACGCGGAAAGATCATGAACACCGAGCGCGCCCGCTTGGACAAAATCCTATCGAGCAATGAGATTAAGGCGTTGATCTCCGCGTTAGGCACCGGCATCGGCGACAACTTCGACATCGAAGGTTTGCGCTACGGACGCGTGATCATCATGACCGACGCCGACGTGGACGGCAGTCACATCCGCACGCTATTGCTGACATTCTTCTTCCGTTACATGCCGAAATTGATTGAAGACGGTCATTTGTACATCGCCCAACCGCCGCTGTACCGCATCGCGTACAAGAACCAAGTGAAGTACGCCTACGCCGATAAGGAAAAAGATAAGATTTTGAAAGAGGTCGGCGAGAAGGCAAGCCTTCAACGATATAAAGGTCTCGGCGAAATGAACCCGCCACAGTTGTGGGAAACGACGATGAACCCCGAAAACCGCACTTTGCTCCTCGTCACGATCGAAGATGCGGCAGAGTCGGACCGCACGTTCGATATGCTGATGGGCGACGCGGTGGACCCCCGCCGCAAGTTCATCCAGACGCACGCCAAAGCAGTGCGAAACTTGGACATTTAGCCTTGAAATTTAGAAAGGCACGGCATCTCACTGCCGTGCCTTTCTTCTTTGTCATGAAAGTACCATAGACGCAGGGGGGAGGTGGAGTAAAATTTCATACACGCACAACAGGCACGCATGAACACGCGCTTGAACGTAAACACGCTCATCAGCAGAACCCTGCAAACATTTGTCCTTTTCTACCAGGGCATCGCAGTGGTAGTTTTTGGATTCTCCATCTATTACGGGTTGAGATGGCTGAGCCAGCCGTTCCCCGGCGGGTTCTTCGAACACACGATGGCGCTGAACAATTCGGATACCACTGTGCAGGGTCAGCAATGGGAATTGTACCGTCAGGGATTTTCGCTCGGCGACCAGTTGGTTTCTGTAAACGGACAGCCCATCGTCAGCGCGGCAGAATTGGATGCGGCGCTCGCGCAACTGCAAGTGGGACAATCCATTTCGGTCGGTATCAACACCACAGATGAGGGACTCAAAACCACAGACGTTACTCTGACAGCCTTCCCGGCAGAAGACCGTTTCGGTTATT contains the following coding sequences:
- a CDS encoding Fur family transcriptional regulator translates to MSCVSEYAPQLRSRGYRVTPQRMAILHVLRHSQKHLSPRDVYELAKKDFPRLTEPTVYRTLEFLAKNGLARPAQVGNGRLRYELAAGEHHHIVCRVCGDEVEVEHHLLEGLFRNMESNSGYKHIDSHVTFFGVCPECQKI
- the gyrB gene encoding DNA topoisomerase (ATP-hydrolyzing) subunit B, which codes for MAKKNDAGYDVSSIQALEGIEHVRKRPGMYVGGTDIKALHHLVYEVVDNAIDEALAGFCNSINITIHSDSSVTVEDNGRGIPVGPHPSKKDAKGKPMETVDVVMTVIGAGGKFGGGGYKVSGGLHGVGVSAVNALSEWMTTEIKRDGKLWQQQYKRGVPQGAIKQIGKVGKEESGTKQTFKFDKQIFTEDIDYRFDTLVQRFREMAFVTRGVTIQFVDERNDREMTFYFEGGITSFVRYLNRNRENLHPVVYVEKEIENIGVEAAIQYTDAYTESVYSFANTINTIDGGTHLTGLRSSLTRVINDYARKSGLLKDSDPNFSGDDTREGLTAIVSVKHPGPQFESQTKVKLMNPEVQTYVTQVVGDAFGTFLEENPQAAKAIVAKCLTSARARDAARKARDLVIRKSALESLTLPGKLADCSERDSSKTELYIVEGDSAGGSAKQGRDRHFQAILPLRGKIMNTERARLDKILSSNEIKALISALGTGIGDNFDIEGLRYGRVIIMTDADVDGSHIRTLLLTFFFRYMPKLIEDGHLYIAQPPLYRIAYKNQVKYAYADKEKDKILKEVGEKASLQRYKGLGEMNPPQLWETTMNPENRTLLLVTIEDAAESDRTFDMLMGDAVDPRRKFIQTHAKAVRNLDI
- a CDS encoding MBL fold metallo-hydrolase, with protein sequence MHRERVSENVYWFQSEVYAQVTAGVVAGPQWAVAIDTLALPDETLSIREFIEHELNVPIRYVINTHYHADHSWGNCFFPGATVIAHARCRELLEERGIPSLEQAKKQNPALKQVKIVLPHMTFADGELTLRVGKKNLIISTTPGHSDDGIAVLVEEDRILFAGDAFMPLPYIVDGSLDDITASIKTIGRMGLENIVQGHGDVILRGEIDAAVRENLNYLSAIRRSVKTASKRKNAEELIEQISIEDCGKSRVYLGGLAETLHRRNLQALLHQMN
- a CDS encoding CaiB/BaiF CoA-transferase family protein, which produces MNQPLQGIRILDLTRLLPGPFVTQLLADMGAEIIKVETPTAGDYARLAPPEMGLGGLFEAINQGKKSVAVNYRNARGRETFLQLVATADVVIESFRPGTAERMKIDYETLRTVKPDLIYCALSGYGQTGPFAKRAGHDLNYAAISGALSLNAAEGKPPQVYGLAVADLSGAMMAGMSILGALLNRQKTGEGAYLDAALLDGILAWMIPMAGAPFFSGVPVTGGTLPLQGGLACYNVYETADGKFISLGALEPTFWSDFCKVTGRNDLLTRQFDRAVKDEVAAVFKGKSLAAWLDAFSDTDGCVEPVLSFEEALTHPQVRARGYVREEKGRLAGLNSPFAYGSGEARPAPKLGEHTREILAEILSAEELDELSQAGIIGKRSLASSRIKKQSDSD
- a CDS encoding glycerol-3-phosphate acyltransferase, with the translated sequence MQILLEIVAVIVGYLLGSIPVGLLIVKMKTGKDLREVESGRTGGTNAFRAAGFGVGLITALLDAAKAAVAVWIARSLSPEANIVPVLAGLAAILGHNYSIFLAERDANGRWRLRGGAGAMPALGGALGLWAWAFPIVFVTGALVLFTLGMASVATLTVGLAIIIIFAVRASQDLMPWVNVIYGLIAEILLIWALRSNIQKIFAGTERVISISLAGWLRARKESAETGGGAKDS